TAGAAAATAATACAACGCCTCCAGGAACTGTTTCAAATGTTACTGTAGAAAATCTTGCGGGGAAAGCTAAAATAACATATGCGCTTCCAAAAGATCAAGATTTACTGTACGTAAAGGCAGAATATACATTGGCCAATGGAAAAAGGATGGAAATAAAATCTTCTTATTACAGTAATTCCCTTATTGTTGAAGGTTTTTCTAAAGCCGAAGAGCAAACGGTAACTTTGTATGCTGTAAATAGAAGTGAGGTATCGTCTGAACCAGTTGAGGTGAAAGTAAACCCATTAGAGTCTCCTATTTGGGATGTTTTTAGAAGTCTTGAAACCAAAGCAGCCTTTGGCGGGGTTTTTCTTAGTGCTGAAAACATGTTGCGTCATGAACTTGCTTTACTAGTTATGGAAAAAGATCAATCTGGTGAGTGGGTTATAAATCCTAATAGTGTATATACTTCAACAGATAAAATAAAAAGAACGGTTAGACCATTTACTGTTGAAGCGCATGATTTAGCAATTACTGTTAGGGACAGGTGGTTGAATTATACAGATACGCTTTTTGTTACTATTACACCATTACTAGAATTACCATTGCCAAAATCTGGTTATAAACACTTTCCTTTACCAGGTGATACACCATCACACACAACGGCAGTCCCCAAAGGAATGTGGGACGGTGAAATAATGAATTGGCCTAATGTGTTTTTAACTCAAGGAAATATTTCTGGTCAGCATATCGTAACAATAGACACAGGAGTATTGGCCCAAATGAGTAGAATAGTTATTTGGGATTATCCAGAATATTATAACGGTAGAACCTATTATTATATAGGAAACTTAAAAGAGTTTGAAATTTATGGGTCAGCAAACCCCAATCCAGATGGAAGTCTTGACGATTCATGGATTAAATTAGGATCTTATAATGCCGTAAAACCTTCGGGTCTGCCATTTGGTGAACAGACAGATGAAGATTATCAAGTTGCCAATGCAGGCTTTAGTTGGGATTTCGAGTCTGATGCTCCTAAAGTTAGATATTTAAGAATTAAATCACTTAAAAACTGGGCGGGTATTGGATCTATGTCAATTGGAGAAATTCAGGTTTATGGAGACCCTAATTAGTTTGTTTAATATAAAAAATAGTCCGATGAAATATATATATAAGAAATTTTATTTACAGGGAGCTGCCTTGTTAA
This genomic window from Mariniflexile sp. TRM1-10 contains:
- a CDS encoding DUF4959 domain-containing protein yields the protein MNYKFFKLKIITIIIAFIAVGCDENKLEPIENNTTPPGTVSNVTVENLAGKAKITYALPKDQDLLYVKAEYTLANGKRMEIKSSYYSNSLIVEGFSKAEEQTVTLYAVNRSEVSSEPVEVKVNPLESPIWDVFRSLETKAAFGGVFLSAENMLRHELALLVMEKDQSGEWVINPNSVYTSTDKIKRTVRPFTVEAHDLAITVRDRWLNYTDTLFVTITPLLELPLPKSGYKHFPLPGDTPSHTTAVPKGMWDGEIMNWPNVFLTQGNISGQHIVTIDTGVLAQMSRIVIWDYPEYYNGRTYYYIGNLKEFEIYGSANPNPDGSLDDSWIKLGSYNAVKPSGLPFGEQTDEDYQVANAGFSWDFESDAPKVRYLRIKSLKNWAGIGSMSIGEIQVYGDPN